AGGAAAAAGGCTGGAGCATCGCACCTGATGGCGACAAGTTCCGCCGCGTGGTCGCCAGCCCCCGTCCGAAGCGCATCTTCGAGATCCGCCCGGTCAAGTGGCTGCTGGACAAGGGCACCATCGTCATCTGCGCGGGCGGCGGCGGCATCCCGACCATGTATGACGAAGCCGGCAAGAAGCTCTCCGGTGTCGAAGCGGTCATCGACAAGGACCTCTGCTCCTCGCTGCTGGCCCAGGAGCTGTCGGCAGACATCTTGATCATCGCCACCGACGTGGACGCGGCCTACATCGACTGGGGCAAACCGACCCAGAAGGCCATCGCCCAGGCCCACCCGGACGAACTGGAACGCCTGGGCTTCGCCGCCGGCTCCATGGGGCCGAAGGTCATGGCCGCCATCGAGTTCGCCCGCAACACCGGCAAGGACGCGGTGATCGGCTCGCTGGAAAACATCGTCGCCATCACCGAAGGCAAGTCCGGCACCCGCGTCAGCACCAAAAAGGCTGGCATCGAGTACCGCTGAGCACTACCCGCGACACCCCGGGAGCCCACCGTGGCTCCCGGCTCCCCTTCCTTCAGCAGTCTCCGCTCGATCCATACGGAAATTCGTCGTCTTCTTCCGCCAAATCCTGGCATTGGCGTGACTCGGCGGTCATCATCCTCGTCAGCTAAAGCATTCGAATCACTCTAGCCACCGCCTGGCTTTGTGCCACCGGGCCGCCCCGCCTTGGGCAACCGCCGCCCGGCCGTACAAGATGGACTTGCTGAAGGAGTTTCCGAGAGATGTCTCGACTACCGGTCATCGTTGGTTTTGGTGGGTATAACGCTGCGGGTCGCAGCTCGTTCCATCATGGGTTCCGCCGCACCGTCCTCGAATCCATGGAGAGCGCCGCCCGCCAGGAAACCCTCGCCGGCCTCGCGGTGATGATGAAGCTGGTCAAGGTCGTCGACGGCCAGTACCAGGACGCCGACGGCGACAGCCTCGACCTCGCCGCCATCGAGCAGCGCTTCGAGCAGCAGATCCGCCAGTCCACCCTGATCCGTCGCATCGAGCTGCAATACCTCGACGTCGACGCCGCGCACTGCCACAAGAGCCTGACCGTCAGCGCCGCCGGCGGCCCGGTGACCTTCACCAGTCTGCGCAAGCAACTGCCCGAGCCGCTGCCGGCCAACTGGTCGGTGGAAGAACTCGAAGGCGGCGAGGTGCGCGTTACCCTGCACGACAGTTGCGAGTTCAAGGTCGACAGCTACCGCGCGCTGCCGGTGAAGTCCGCCGGCCAGTTGCCCACCGGCTTCGAACCCGGCGAGCTGTACAACTCGCGCTTCCACCCGCGCGGCCTGCAGATGTCCGTGGTCGCCGCCACCGACGCGGTGCGCTCCACCGGCATCGACTGGCAGACCATCTGCGACAAGGTGCAGCCCGACGAGATCGCCGTGTTCTCCAGCAGCATCATGAGCCAGTTGGACGAGAACGGCTTCGGCGGCCTGCTGCAGTCGCGCCTGCGCGGCCACCGCGTGTCGGCCAAGCAACTGCCACTGGGCTTCAACAGCATGCCCACCGACTTCATCAACGCCTACGTGCTGGGCAGCGTCGGCATGACCGGCAGCGTCACCGGCGCCTGCGCCACCTTCCTCTACAACCTGCAGAAGGGCATCGACGTCATCACCAGCGGCCAGGCCCGCGTGGCCATCGTCGGCAACGCCGAAGCGCCGATCACCTCCGAGATCATCGAGGGCTACGCCGCCATGGGCGCGCTGGCCACCGAGGAAGGCCTGCGCCACATCGAAGGCCGCGACGACGTCGATTTCCGCCGCGCCAGCCGCCCGTTCGGCGAGAACTGCGGCTTCACCCTGGCCGAATCCGCCCAGTACGTGGTGCTGATGGACGACGCCCTGGCCCTGGAACTGGGCGCCGAGATCCACGGCTCGGTGCCGGACGTGTTCATCAACGCCGACGGCTTCAAGAAGTCCATCTCCGCCCCCGGCCCCGGCAACTACCTGACGATGGCCAAGGCCGTGGCCGCCGCCACGCAGATCGTCGGCGAAAAGAGCGTGCGCCAGCACAGCTTCGTCCACGCCCACGGCTCCAGCACCCCGGCCAACCGCGTCACCGAGTCGGAAATCCTCGATCGCGTCGCCACCGCCTTCGGCATCAGCGACTGGCCGATCACCGCGGTGAAGGCCTTCGTCGGCCACTCCCTGGCCACCGCCAGCGCCGACCAGATGATCTCCGCCCTGGGCACCTTCCGCTACGGCGTGATCCCGGGCATCAAGACCGTCGAAACCTTCGCCGACGACGTCTTCAGGGACCACATCGCCCTGTCCAGCAGCGACGTGCGCCGCGACGACCTGGAAGTCTGCTTCATCAACTCCAAGGGTTTCGGCGGCAACAACGCCACCGGTGTGCTGCTGTCCCCCGCCGTGACCGAGAAGATGCTGCGCAAGCGCCACGGCGATGCCGCCTTCGCCGACTACCAGGCCCGCCGCGAAGCCACCCGCAGCGCTGCCCGGCAGTATGATGAAGCCGCCACCCAGGGGCGTTTCGACATCATCTACAACTTCGGCAACGACATGATCGACGAGAAGGCCATCGAGATCAGCGACAAGGGCGTACAGGTGCCGGGCTTCAACCAGGCCATCGCCTACAAGAAGGACGAGCGCTTCAGCGACATGCTCGACTGATCGCCGCCGCTCCACGAAAAAGCCGGGCATCTGCCCGGCTTTTTCATGCCCGAACGCAGTGCTTTTTTGTAGGAGCGAGCTTGCTCGCGAACCGCTCAACGCCTTACCCGCCGGGAAACTCGTTCGCGAGCAAGCTCGCTCCTACGAAGAGCCTACGCGGCGGTCAGTAGGTGCCCTGCCCCACGCCCAGTTCGAGAATGCTGCTCTTGAGGTTCTCGAAGTCGTACTCGCTCAGCCCGACGTAATCCAGCACCCTGGCGCGGATGCTCTCCCACTCGTGGTCTTCCGGCTGGTTGCCCAGCACGCGGTGCGAGCCGCAGATGTGCTCGGCCATCTTGAGGATCGCCAGCAGGTTCTTCAGCTGCGTGTCGCGGGCACTGTCGTCGCTGAAGATCGACAACGCGTTGTGATGATTGGCGATGGCCTCGCAGACATGCTCCGGCAGGCGCCAGGAGCGCGCGGTGAAGTAGCCGACCACGGCATGGTTGGTGTTCAGCACGCGGT
This Pseudomonas sp. ATCC 13867 DNA region includes the following protein-coding sequences:
- the arcC gene encoding carbamate kinase, yielding MRIVVALGGNALLRRGEPMTADNQRTNVRIAAEQIAKVAPGNELVIAHGNGPQVGLLALQGAAYEKVSPYPLDVLGAETEGMIGYMIEQEMGNLLPFEVPFATILTQVEVDAKDPAFQNPTKPIGPVYSKEEAEALAKEKGWSIAPDGDKFRRVVASPRPKRIFEIRPVKWLLDKGTIVICAGGGGIPTMYDEAGKKLSGVEAVIDKDLCSSLLAQELSADILIIATDVDAAYIDWGKPTQKAIAQAHPDELERLGFAAGSMGPKVMAAIEFARNTGKDAVIGSLENIVAITEGKSGTRVSTKKAGIEYR
- a CDS encoding beta-ketoacyl synthase, with protein sequence MSRLPVIVGFGGYNAAGRSSFHHGFRRTVLESMESAARQETLAGLAVMMKLVKVVDGQYQDADGDSLDLAAIEQRFEQQIRQSTLIRRIELQYLDVDAAHCHKSLTVSAAGGPVTFTSLRKQLPEPLPANWSVEELEGGEVRVTLHDSCEFKVDSYRALPVKSAGQLPTGFEPGELYNSRFHPRGLQMSVVAATDAVRSTGIDWQTICDKVQPDEIAVFSSSIMSQLDENGFGGLLQSRLRGHRVSAKQLPLGFNSMPTDFINAYVLGSVGMTGSVTGACATFLYNLQKGIDVITSGQARVAIVGNAEAPITSEIIEGYAAMGALATEEGLRHIEGRDDVDFRRASRPFGENCGFTLAESAQYVVLMDDALALELGAEIHGSVPDVFINADGFKKSISAPGPGNYLTMAKAVAAATQIVGEKSVRQHSFVHAHGSSTPANRVTESEILDRVATAFGISDWPITAVKAFVGHSLATASADQMISALGTFRYGVIPGIKTVETFADDVFRDHIALSSSDVRRDDLEVCFINSKGFGGNNATGVLLSPAVTEKMLRKRHGDAAFADYQARREATRSAARQYDEAATQGRFDIIYNFGNDMIDEKAIEISDKGVQVPGFNQAIAYKKDERFSDMLD